Proteins from a genomic interval of Lolium perenne isolate Kyuss_39 chromosome 1, Kyuss_2.0, whole genome shotgun sequence:
- the LOC139836086 gene encoding uncharacterized protein, whose protein sequence is MASRPACSPARACTLCARLRRAGRTPSQLGRCSAAVFHAGEVSPATRTRRPPSRELRKAVVLHALQGGRLLGGGEPRCSVVSPRPAIPAAAAPVSSVCVENQRLLGVCPWLMMSLPGTEGGWLARDQASTVCRSMPEGPLRLPGRCSGDHRHQQQR, encoded by the exons ATGGCGTCGCGGCCTGCCTGCTcgccggcgcgcgcgtgcaccctatGCGCGCGGCTCCGTCGAGCTGGCCGGACTCCGTCGCAGCTTGGCCGATGCAGTGCTGCAGTGTTCCACGCCGGCGAGGTGTCTCCGGCCACCAGGACGCGCCGGCCGCCAAGTCGCGAGCTGCGGAAGGCCGTCGTCCTCCACGCGCTGCAAGGAGGGCGTCTCCTCGGAGGAGGGGAACCGCGCTGTTCGGTGGTCTCCCCCAGGCCCGCCATTCCGGCAGCAGCTGCTCCTGTTTCCTCCGTCTGCGTGGAGAATCAAAG GTTGCTGGGAGTCTGCCCGTGGCTGATGATGTCATTGCCAGGAACTGAAGGAGGGTGGCTGGCTCGAGATCAGGCGTCCACGGTGTGCAGGAGCATGCCCGAAGGCCCACTGCGGCTACCTGGACGCTGTTCCGGAGATCATCGACATCAGCAACAaag ATAG